A genomic window from Flavobacterium johnsoniae includes:
- a CDS encoding tetratricopeptide repeat-containing hybrid sensor histidine kinase/response regulator encodes MKYYLFIVVCFFNSFLYSQTKKNTDSVTYYNKLANYNLNNKKFSQAVFYTQKSINFCEINGKKENLAVQTLKLGKIYYNQRKFEDALKNFHKTVSLFDTLKPSCTKVLALHYIGLTNTAKGDYKTAAVYYEKAQQLLKELNIEDHADVLNYQIAMALKTNNNLPLAAKTFQKIVKKPDNSALIKTKTDSYYQLGLIETQLKRNDSAIIYLDNALEYNAKNNDFVKKSKIVLAISQYYKQSKNYDLAYSYLDEHYQLENYLLKLKNAKVDLNEFEKFKKNQSLNNSIKKESEEKFQLKTYRYSKLVSILAIALISILSLLSLALYKNNIIRNQNNLLLREKNKELILAKNKAEKASKARSEFLSTVSHELRTPLNAINGITHILLEDNPKKKQLKYLESLKFSGNYLTTFINEILEVNKIDSTKVEVENISFNLKELLFNIQSSLKELATANRNYFNLEIDNSIPDNLMGDPTKLSQIILNLINNALKFTQNGHVNVIAKLYSQEEENATVYFEIVDTGIGIPEDKLQTVFESFSQGSIEVNRKYGGTGLGLTIVKKLIELLGGEIKLKSEVGKGSTFTFKLNFKINNEPLEVIEEVKPYNDKQLMDKSILLIEDNKINQMITRKMLENKNITCEIVDNGEDAVELLKIKRFDMILMDVHLPGINGTTATKLIREFDKTTPVIALTAISLDENRDMLLSFGMNDVITKPFVPDEFYCTIAKFFD; translated from the coding sequence ATGAAATACTATCTATTTATTGTTGTTTGTTTTTTTAACTCGTTTTTGTATTCTCAAACCAAAAAGAATACGGATAGTGTTACCTATTATAACAAGCTAGCCAATTACAATCTCAACAATAAAAAATTTAGTCAGGCAGTTTTTTACACTCAAAAATCAATTAATTTCTGTGAGATAAATGGCAAAAAAGAAAATTTAGCCGTACAGACTTTGAAACTTGGCAAAATCTACTACAATCAAAGAAAGTTTGAAGATGCTTTAAAGAATTTTCATAAAACAGTTTCTCTATTTGATACTTTAAAACCTAGCTGTACAAAAGTTTTAGCGCTTCATTATATTGGCTTAACAAATACCGCTAAAGGCGATTATAAAACAGCGGCTGTTTATTACGAAAAGGCACAGCAACTATTAAAAGAATTGAATATTGAAGATCACGCTGATGTTTTGAATTATCAGATTGCAATGGCTTTAAAAACCAACAACAATCTTCCTTTAGCAGCAAAAACATTTCAAAAAATTGTAAAAAAACCAGACAACAGCGCTTTAATAAAAACCAAAACAGATTCTTATTATCAATTAGGTTTAATAGAAACGCAACTCAAAAGAAACGATTCTGCTATTATTTATTTGGATAATGCACTCGAATACAATGCTAAAAACAATGATTTTGTAAAGAAATCTAAAATTGTTTTAGCAATAAGTCAATACTACAAGCAAAGCAAAAATTATGATTTGGCTTACTCGTATTTAGACGAACATTATCAGCTGGAAAATTATCTTTTAAAATTAAAAAATGCTAAAGTTGATTTGAATGAATTCGAAAAATTCAAGAAAAACCAATCTTTAAACAATTCGATAAAAAAGGAAAGCGAAGAGAAATTTCAATTAAAAACCTATCGCTATTCTAAACTGGTAAGTATTTTGGCAATTGCTTTAATTTCTATTTTATCGCTTTTGAGTTTAGCTTTATACAAAAATAATATCATTAGAAATCAGAACAATTTACTTCTTAGAGAAAAAAACAAAGAATTAATTTTAGCCAAAAACAAAGCCGAAAAAGCATCAAAAGCCCGATCTGAGTTTTTGTCTACGGTAAGTCACGAATTGCGTACGCCGTTAAATGCGATTAACGGAATTACTCATATTTTACTAGAAGACAACCCAAAGAAAAAGCAGTTAAAATATTTAGAATCTTTAAAGTTTTCTGGAAATTATCTGACGACTTTTATCAACGAAATTCTTGAAGTTAATAAAATCGATTCGACCAAAGTTGAAGTAGAAAATATCAGCTTTAATCTGAAAGAATTGCTTTTTAATATTCAAAGTTCGTTAAAAGAATTAGCTACAGCCAATAGAAATTATTTCAATTTAGAAATAGACAATTCGATTCCAGATAATTTAATGGGAGATCCAACCAAATTATCTCAAATTATATTAAACCTAATTAACAACGCTTTAAAATTTACGCAAAACGGACACGTAAATGTTATTGCAAAATTGTATTCGCAGGAAGAGGAAAATGCTACAGTTTATTTTGAAATTGTAGATACCGGAATCGGAATTCCAGAAGACAAACTTCAAACTGTTTTTGAGAGTTTTTCGCAAGGATCTATAGAAGTGAATAGAAAATACGGCGGAACAGGTTTAGGTCTTACCATCGTAAAAAAACTAATTGAACTGTTAGGAGGCGAAATAAAATTAAAAAGTGAAGTTGGTAAAGGATCTACTTTTACCTTCAAATTAAATTTTAAAATTAACAACGAACCTTTGGAAGTAATTGAGGAAGTAAAACCATACAATGACAAACAATTGATGGACAAGTCTATTTTATTGATTGAAGACAACAAAATCAATCAAATGATAACTAGAAAAATGCTCGAAAACAAAAACATTACCTGCGAAATTGTAGATAATGGAGAAGATGCTGTTGAGCTTTTAAAAATCAAACGTTTTGATATGATTTTAATGGACGTTCACCTTCCTGGAATTAACGGAACAACGGCTACGAAATTGATTCGCGAATTTGATAAAACAACTCCTGTTATTGCATTAACCGCAATTTCGCTAGACGAAAATAGAGATATGCTTCTTTCTTTCGGAATGAATGATGTTATAACAAAACCTTTCGTACCAGACGAATTCTACTGCACGATTGCTAAGTTTTTTGATTAA
- the lpxK gene encoding tetraacyldisaccharide 4'-kinase: protein MNLLRKILFPFAILYGFITSIRNILFDKGILKSTSFDVPVIAVGNLSVGGTGKTPQIEYLIRLLSDKFQIATLSRGYKRKSEGFVLADENSNAEILGDEPFQFYQKFPFVMVAVDANRTNGIKQLLSQQITPEVILLDDAYQHRKVKAGFYILLTSYDDLYADDFMLPTGNLRESRSGAERANIVVVTKCSKNLSEEKQAEIKLKLKLNYSQQIFFSFIDYDNVIYGKDKNIEVSEIKSESKLLLAGIAKPKPFFDYLKNENDECLTFPDHHHFSDSDLDAILSKANGKKIITTEKDYVRLKDSKLVSQLYYLPIKSTFINDAQVFDSVVLNYVKSNLES from the coding sequence ATGAACTTACTTCGAAAAATACTTTTTCCCTTCGCTATTTTATACGGATTTATTACTTCAATTCGTAATATTCTTTTTGATAAAGGAATTTTAAAATCAACTTCATTCGATGTTCCTGTAATTGCTGTTGGTAACTTGAGTGTTGGCGGAACTGGAAAAACCCCTCAAATAGAGTATTTAATTCGTTTATTGTCGGATAAATTTCAAATTGCCACTTTGAGTCGTGGTTATAAAAGAAAATCTGAAGGTTTTGTTTTGGCTGATGAAAATTCTAATGCCGAAATTTTAGGAGACGAACCTTTTCAGTTTTATCAAAAATTTCCGTTTGTTATGGTTGCGGTGGATGCCAATCGAACAAATGGAATTAAACAATTGCTTTCGCAACAAATTACGCCAGAAGTTATTCTGCTGGACGATGCTTATCAACATAGAAAAGTAAAAGCTGGATTCTATATTTTATTGACTTCTTACGACGATTTATATGCAGATGATTTTATGCTTCCGACGGGAAATCTGCGCGAAAGCAGGAGTGGAGCAGAACGAGCTAATATTGTTGTAGTTACTAAATGTTCTAAAAATCTATCAGAAGAAAAGCAAGCCGAAATTAAATTGAAGCTAAAGTTGAATTATTCTCAACAGATATTTTTTAGTTTTATAGATTACGATAATGTAATTTATGGAAAAGATAAAAATATTGAAGTTTCCGAAATCAAATCAGAATCGAAACTTCTTTTGGCTGGAATTGCAAAACCAAAACCATTTTTTGATTATTTGAAAAATGAAAATGACGAATGTTTGACTTTTCCTGATCATCATCATTTTTCTGATTCAGATTTAGACGCTATTTTAAGTAAAGCAAATGGAAAAAAAATAATTACAACCGAAAAAGATTATGTTCGCTTAAAAGATTCAAAATTGGTTTCTCAACTCTATTATCTTCCAATTAAAAGTACTTTTATAAATGATGCTCAAGTTTTTGATTCGGTAGTTTTGAACTATGTCAAATCAAACCTAGAATCTTAG
- a CDS encoding Nif3-like dinuclear metal center hexameric protein, with translation MKIKNIISVLEKMAPLAYAEDFDNVGLLVGNSETESTGVLVCHDALENVIDEAIAKNCNLVVCFHPILFSGIKKITGKNYVERAILKAIKNDIAIFAVHTALDNHSQGVNKIFCDALGLVNTKILVPKNNFIQKLVTFTVPDNADKVRNAMFEAGAGTIGNYNNCSFNTQGFFTFQGNEDSNPVIGEKGKLHTGEEIKIEVVFEKHLQSRILKALFANHIYEEVAYEIYNLENSHQNIGLGMIGELENEMDEKDFLLSVKQKMIADGIRHSAFLGKKIKKVAVLGGSGSFAIKNAIQAGADSFLTADLKYHQFYEAENKLLLADIGHFESERYTKNYIVDYLRKKILNFAIILSEENTNPVKYL, from the coding sequence ATGAAAATCAAAAATATAATATCTGTTCTAGAAAAAATGGCTCCTTTGGCTTATGCAGAAGATTTTGACAATGTTGGACTTTTAGTCGGAAATTCTGAAACTGAAAGCACTGGTGTTTTAGTCTGCCATGATGCTTTAGAAAATGTAATTGATGAAGCAATAGCTAAAAATTGTAATCTGGTAGTTTGTTTTCATCCTATATTATTTTCTGGAATTAAAAAAATCACGGGCAAAAACTATGTAGAACGAGCGATTTTAAAAGCAATTAAAAACGACATCGCGATTTTTGCAGTTCATACAGCGCTTGACAATCATTCACAAGGCGTAAATAAAATTTTCTGCGATGCATTAGGGTTAGTCAATACTAAAATATTAGTTCCTAAAAATAATTTCATTCAAAAACTAGTCACTTTTACAGTTCCAGATAATGCAGATAAAGTTCGAAATGCCATGTTTGAAGCTGGAGCCGGAACAATTGGAAACTATAATAATTGCAGTTTTAACACACAAGGATTTTTCACTTTTCAAGGAAATGAAGACAGCAATCCGGTAATTGGAGAAAAAGGAAAATTGCATACGGGAGAAGAAATAAAAATTGAAGTTGTTTTTGAAAAACACCTGCAATCACGAATTTTAAAAGCGCTTTTTGCAAATCATATATACGAAGAAGTTGCTTATGAAATTTACAATCTCGAAAATTCTCATCAGAATATTGGTTTAGGAATGATTGGAGAATTAGAAAATGAAATGGACGAAAAAGACTTTCTTCTTTCTGTAAAACAAAAAATGATTGCTGACGGAATTCGCCATTCTGCTTTTTTAGGAAAAAAAATAAAAAAAGTAGCCGTTTTGGGTGGTTCTGGAAGTTTTGCCATAAAAAATGCAATTCAGGCTGGAGCCGATTCTTTTTTGACTGCCGATTTGAAGTATCACCAGTTTTATGAAGCTGAAAATAAGTTACTTTTGGCAGATATTGGTCATTTTGAGAGTGAACGCTATACAAAAAATTATATTGTTGATTATCTTCGAAAAAAAATTCTTAATTTTGCAATCATTTTATCGGAAGAAAATACAAATCCAGTTAAGTACTTATAG
- a CDS encoding zinc ribbon domain-containing protein has translation MTNTKELSVEDKLRAIYDLQLIDSRIDEIRNVRGELPLEVEDLEDEVAGLSTRSEKLKGELEVIEEQIKAKKIAIEEHKEVIKKYTKQQESVRNNREFNSLTKEVEFQELEIQLAEKQIKEMKASIEHKKEVISNLKEKLDAKSSHLKHKKSELDAIMAETQKEETFLTEKSAEFAAQIEDRLLAAYNRIRSSVRNGLAVVSIERGASAGSFFTIPPQTQVEIASRKKIITDEHSGRILVDTALADEEKEKMEQLFSKF, from the coding sequence ATGACGAATACGAAAGAATTAAGTGTTGAGGACAAGTTAAGAGCAATATATGATTTACAGCTTATTGACTCTAGAATTGACGAAATCAGAAACGTTAGAGGAGAACTTCCTTTAGAGGTTGAAGATTTAGAAGATGAAGTTGCAGGTTTGAGCACTCGTTCAGAGAAACTGAAAGGTGAACTTGAAGTGATTGAGGAGCAAATCAAAGCAAAGAAAATTGCTATTGAGGAGCATAAAGAGGTTATCAAAAAGTACACAAAACAACAAGAATCAGTACGTAATAACAGAGAATTTAATTCTTTGACAAAAGAAGTTGAGTTTCAAGAATTAGAAATTCAATTGGCTGAAAAGCAAATCAAAGAAATGAAAGCTTCTATCGAGCACAAAAAAGAAGTTATTTCTAACTTGAAAGAAAAACTTGATGCTAAAAGCTCTCATTTAAAACATAAAAAATCTGAATTAGATGCTATCATGGCTGAAACTCAGAAAGAGGAAACTTTCTTAACAGAGAAATCTGCCGAGTTTGCTGCACAAATCGAAGACAGATTATTAGCTGCTTACAACAGAATCAGAAGCAGTGTTCGTAACGGATTAGCTGTAGTTTCTATCGAAAGAGGAGCTTCTGCTGGATCTTTCTTTACAATTCCACCTCAAACTCAGGTTGAAATTGCTTCAAGAAAGAAAATCATCACTGATGAGCACTCTGGAAGAATTTTAGTTGATACTGCTTTAGCAGATGAAGAAAAAGAAAAAATGGAACAATTGTTCTCAAAATTCTAA
- a CDS encoding alpha/beta fold hydrolase, translating to MKIKKGIRFITLKSVGSYINFLSYVRPQRAMELSYALFSQPRIGRLKKEKLPKVLRNTETEIFHHDEHHFQTYIWKGNETKILLVHGWESNAARWKKTLPHLQKSGSTIIAIDAPAHGQSSGKEFNVPLYAEFINKAVEKYQPEIIIGHSIGGAACVYHQYLFPNTSINKMVILGAPSDLKTLIDNYISMLSLNRKMLPLLETKFINRFNFKLEDFSGQKFASQFTIPGFIAHDTADNIVAFAEGKKIASNWKNSQFIETSGLGHGMHDDDLYNKVIEFLFSSEGTK from the coding sequence TTGAAAATTAAAAAAGGAATTCGTTTCATCACATTAAAATCCGTTGGATCATATATAAACTTTTTGAGTTATGTTCGTCCGCAAAGAGCCATGGAACTTTCTTATGCTCTTTTTAGCCAACCTCGAATTGGAAGATTAAAAAAAGAAAAACTTCCAAAAGTCTTAAGAAATACCGAAACAGAAATTTTTCATCATGACGAACATCATTTTCAAACTTACATTTGGAAAGGAAATGAAACCAAAATATTATTAGTTCACGGCTGGGAAAGCAATGCAGCACGATGGAAAAAAACTTTACCACATCTTCAAAAATCAGGAAGTACAATTATTGCCATCGATGCACCAGCTCATGGACAAAGCAGCGGGAAAGAATTTAATGTTCCGCTTTATGCGGAATTCATCAATAAAGCTGTAGAGAAATATCAGCCTGAAATTATTATCGGACATTCTATTGGAGGCGCGGCTTGTGTTTATCATCAATATTTATTTCCAAATACGAGCATTAATAAAATGGTTATCTTGGGAGCGCCGTCTGATTTAAAAACATTAATTGATAATTATATCTCGATGTTAAGTTTGAACAGAAAAATGCTTCCGCTTTTAGAAACTAAATTTATAAATCGTTTCAACTTTAAATTGGAAGATTTTTCAGGACAAAAATTTGCATCTCAATTTACTATTCCCGGTTTTATCGCTCACGATACGGCAGATAATATTGTGGCTTTCGCCGAAGGAAAAAAAATAGCCAGCAACTGGAAAAACAGCCAATTTATTGAAACAAGCGGTTTAGGTCACGGAATGCACGATGACGATTTGTACAATAAAGTAATTGAGTTTCTTTTTTCTTCTGAAGGAACAAAGTAA
- a CDS encoding antibiotic biosynthesis monooxygenase family protein, which yields MIAVIFEVIPNEGKKEEYLDIAANLKPELSHIDGFISIERFQSLADSGKILSLSFWRDEESIQQWRNLEMHRAAQSKGRNEVFKDYHLRIATVVRDYGMFERKETPKDSTEFHK from the coding sequence ATGATCGCAGTAATTTTTGAAGTAATTCCGAACGAAGGAAAAAAAGAAGAATATCTTGATATCGCTGCAAATCTGAAACCCGAATTAAGCCATATTGATGGTTTTATTTCTATTGAAAGATTTCAAAGTTTAGCTGATTCTGGAAAAATTTTGTCTTTATCTTTTTGGAGAGATGAAGAAAGTATTCAGCAATGGCGAAATCTAGAAATGCATCGCGCTGCACAGTCAAAAGGCAGAAATGAAGTTTTTAAGGATTATCATCTAAGAATTGCAACTGTAGTTCGCGATTACGGAATGTTCGAAAGAAAAGAAACTCCCAAGGATAGTACTGAATTTCATAAGTAA
- the rluF gene encoding 23S rRNA pseudouridine(2604) synthase RluF, translated as MEENLKRLNKFIGETGYCSRREADKLIEEGRVTINGAVPEMGTKVSPNDEVRIDGKLIVEKNEKPIYLAFNKPVGIECTTNLEVQNNIVDYINYPKRIFPIGRLDKASEGLIFMTNDGDIVNKILRARNNHEKEYTVTVDRPITDRFIQRMGNGVPILDTVTKKCKVEQISKYTFKIILTQGLNRQIRRMAEYLGYEVTALKRIRIINISLDVPVGRYRDLTDAEIKELNQLIEPSSKTEEASLPKVESPNRNSNVSPSRRTPYISKNDPRFRKRGDNK; from the coding sequence ATGGAAGAAAATTTAAAACGTCTTAATAAATTTATTGGAGAAACAGGATATTGTTCTCGTCGTGAAGCCGATAAACTTATCGAAGAAGGACGCGTAACAATAAATGGCGCCGTACCAGAAATGGGGACTAAAGTTTCGCCGAATGATGAAGTGCGAATAGACGGAAAATTAATTGTTGAAAAAAACGAAAAACCAATTTATCTGGCATTTAATAAACCAGTTGGAATTGAGTGTACAACTAATTTAGAAGTTCAAAATAACATTGTAGATTACATTAATTACCCGAAACGTATTTTTCCGATTGGAAGATTGGATAAAGCCAGTGAAGGATTAATTTTCATGACAAATGATGGCGATATTGTAAACAAGATTTTACGCGCTAGAAACAATCACGAAAAAGAATATACAGTTACAGTAGACAGACCAATTACAGATCGTTTTATTCAGAGAATGGGAAATGGTGTTCCGATTTTGGATACTGTTACCAAAAAATGTAAAGTTGAGCAAATTAGTAAATATACTTTTAAGATTATTCTAACGCAGGGATTAAACCGTCAGATTCGAAGAATGGCTGAATATTTGGGTTACGAAGTTACGGCGCTTAAACGTATCCGAATTATTAATATTTCTTTGGATGTTCCAGTTGGAAGATACCGAGATCTAACTGATGCCGAAATAAAAGAATTGAATCAGTTAATTGAGCCTTCGAGTAAAACTGAAGAAGCGAGTCTTCCGAAAGTTGAAAGTCCTAACCGAAATTCAAACGTTAGTCCGAGTAGAAGAACTCCTTATATTTCTAAAAACGATCCTCGATTTAGAAAAAGAGGCGATAATAAATAA
- a CDS encoding DUF4153 domain-containing protein: MKKHQIILACTAVFALLFYNQAPGINISIFGVTLTLLISYFFQEKFVDRSHLLLVMTSILSCFAFAWYGDAASFFSLALSILILQFKTQDGELKTIQVFPLIILNGITSLGRVFMFSQWLPERKIHNDFAKKLVAFVVIPIIFLGLFFIVYSFGSDHFSSLFTDYTLDIDIFQLILITILGFYISFSFWNYWVPDVCYEYNSNLNNNFTDVSEVKNQNTFSFLDLDFERKSGEITLFLLNIMLLVFIGTYNYEQFFEVVEKANLSSDTHERVNAVIFSILMAVGVILFYFKGGFNFDEKAKTLKNLAKIWLGLNVVLIISAIIKNSEYVSFFGLTYKRLGVYAFLILAIIGLIVSFQKISKQKTNAYLFNQMIWYFYGTILLCSYVNWGNLITNYNISVNKGVEPTFLSGLNFNDDTRREYFLKNNLDGKESEHIREQLISYYQNEKFLGKALYYEFLSKKDK; encoded by the coding sequence ATGAAAAAACACCAAATTATCTTAGCATGTACAGCAGTTTTTGCACTGCTTTTTTACAATCAAGCTCCTGGAATCAATATTTCTATATTTGGAGTAACGTTAACATTATTAATTAGTTATTTCTTTCAGGAGAAATTTGTAGACCGATCACATTTACTTCTCGTAATGACTTCCATATTATCTTGTTTCGCTTTTGCGTGGTACGGAGATGCAGCTTCCTTTTTTTCTTTGGCTTTGTCAATTTTAATTTTACAATTCAAAACACAAGACGGAGAACTCAAAACTATACAGGTTTTTCCGTTAATAATTTTAAACGGAATTACATCTCTAGGCAGAGTTTTTATGTTTAGTCAATGGCTTCCAGAAAGAAAAATTCATAATGATTTTGCCAAGAAATTGGTTGCTTTTGTAGTAATTCCGATAATATTTTTAGGATTATTTTTTATCGTTTATTCTTTCGGAAGCGATCATTTCTCTTCATTATTTACTGATTATACTTTAGATATCGATATTTTTCAATTAATCTTAATCACCATACTTGGGTTTTATATTTCATTTAGTTTTTGGAATTACTGGGTTCCAGACGTTTGTTACGAATACAATTCTAATTTAAATAATAATTTTACGGATGTTTCTGAAGTAAAAAATCAAAATACATTTTCTTTTTTAGATTTGGATTTCGAAAGAAAAAGTGGAGAAATTACGTTGTTTTTGCTAAACATTATGCTTTTGGTTTTTATCGGAACATACAATTACGAACAATTTTTTGAAGTTGTAGAAAAAGCCAATTTAAGCTCAGATACTCATGAACGCGTAAATGCAGTAATTTTTTCAATTTTGATGGCAGTTGGAGTAATACTCTTTTATTTCAAGGGCGGATTTAATTTTGATGAGAAAGCAAAAACTTTAAAGAATTTGGCTAAAATCTGGCTTGGATTGAATGTTGTTTTAATAATAAGCGCTATTATTAAAAATTCAGAATATGTTTCTTTCTTTGGTTTAACATATAAAAGGCTTGGAGTTTACGCTTTTTTAATTTTGGCAATCATCGGGTTGATCGTTTCTTTTCAAAAAATAAGCAAACAAAAAACCAATGCATATTTGTTTAATCAAATGATTTGGTATTTCTACGGAACAATTCTTCTATGCAGTTATGTCAATTGGGGAAATTTGATCACTAATTACAATATTTCGGTAAACAAAGGAGTGGAGCCAACTTTTTTAAGCGGATTAAATTTTAATGATGATACTCGAAGAGAATATTTTCTAAAAAATAATTTAGATGGAAAAGAATCAGAACATATAAGAGAACAATTAATCTCGTATTATCAAAATGAAAAGTTCTTAGGTAAAGCACTTTACTATGAATTTTTAAGTAAAAAAGACAAATAA
- a CDS encoding winged helix-turn-helix domain-containing protein: MGIIDKLNKDFESRVRLGIMSVLMVNDWVDFTEMKTLLNITDGNLASHSSALEKSEYIEIKKEFVGKKPKTSYQVTPLGRAAFKEHLSYLEKLMKS, translated from the coding sequence ATGGGAATTATTGATAAACTAAATAAAGATTTTGAAAGCCGTGTCAGATTGGGTATTATGTCCGTTCTGATGGTTAACGACTGGGTAGATTTTACCGAGATGAAGACGCTTTTAAATATCACCGACGGTAATTTAGCGAGTCATTCCTCTGCTCTTGAGAAATCTGAGTATATCGAGATTAAGAAAGAATTTGTTGGTAAAAAGCCAAAAACATCTTATCAGGTAACACCGCTCGGCCGCGCGGCGTTCAAAGAGCACCTTTCTTATCTTGAAAAATTAATGAAATCGTAA
- a CDS encoding magnesium transporter CorA family protein, with translation MKAFYTNNNGLVEIQKWTSNCWIHIESPTESDKNYLLEELQVPEAFYNDIEDIDERPRIEIEDGWTLIIMRIPVKSGDIKIPFHTVPLGIIFKDDICVTISFYKTEIIADFVSYSQRKNIEIEDNFNLVLRLLLSSSVWYLKYLKQINQKIKLAEDNLEKSIKNEELQALLQIEKCFVFFITSLKANDVLFQRIKNLKAHKANYDPELLEDVEIELNQAQDTANIYNNILTGMMDAYASVISNNMNTIMKQMTSISIILMIPTLIASLYGMNVPNGLEESKYGIWILLLVSIILSTFGVLLFKRRRWF, from the coding sequence ATGAAAGCCTTTTACACAAACAACAACGGATTGGTAGAAATCCAAAAATGGACTTCAAATTGCTGGATTCACATCGAATCTCCAACAGAATCAGATAAAAATTACTTACTAGAAGAACTTCAGGTTCCTGAAGCTTTTTACAATGATATCGAGGATATCGACGAAAGACCTCGTATCGAAATCGAAGACGGCTGGACGCTTATTATTATGCGTATTCCAGTTAAAAGTGGCGATATCAAAATTCCTTTTCATACCGTTCCGCTCGGAATCATTTTTAAAGATGATATATGCGTAACAATTAGTTTTTATAAAACAGAAATTATTGCCGATTTTGTGTCATATTCACAACGTAAAAACATTGAAATCGAAGATAATTTCAATCTTGTATTAAGATTGCTTTTGTCATCAAGCGTTTGGTATTTAAAATACCTGAAACAAATCAATCAGAAAATAAAACTTGCCGAAGATAACTTAGAGAAATCGATCAAAAATGAAGAATTGCAAGCCTTGCTTCAAATCGAAAAATGTTTCGTATTCTTCATCACTTCATTAAAAGCAAATGATGTTTTATTTCAAAGAATCAAAAATCTAAAAGCACACAAAGCCAATTACGATCCAGAATTATTAGAAGATGTCGAAATCGAATTAAATCAGGCGCAAGACACAGCCAATATTTACAACAATATCCTAACTGGAATGATGGATGCTTACGCTTCTGTAATTTCAAACAATATGAATACAATCATGAAACAGATGACTTCCATTTCAATCATCTTAATGATTCCAACTCTAATTGCAAGTTTGTACGGAATGAACGTACCAAACGGTTTAGAAGAAAGCAAATACGGAATCTGGATTCTGCTTTTAGTTTCCATAATTCTATCTACTTTCGGAGTTCTTCTATTCAAAAGAAGAAGATGGTTTTAA